A genome region from Nocardia sp. NBC_01730 includes the following:
- a CDS encoding tetratricopeptide repeat protein, with the protein MRRGDAKDRGSSDGRDAGERRESDRGDRRGDSDRAEWAARGDAPQDRRRGGEGARAGGGRSADRRPPRPEEPDLPDDVEPADLDPAVRRDLLSLDKGNAETVARHLVMAVRLIDDDPGLALAHARAARQRAGRIAVVRETAGVAAYHAGEWAEALSELRTARRMSGGSGLLAVMADCERGLGRAERAIELGRSDEARALRGDEATELRIVVAGARMDLGQYDQAVVTLQTSDLDLSRTGSAAARLFYAYADALVAAGRTDDGLTWFLNAASADLDGETDAEERAAELTGDIDL; encoded by the coding sequence GTGCGCCGTGGTGATGCCAAGGATCGTGGCTCGAGCGATGGCCGTGATGCCGGTGAGCGTCGTGAGTCCGACCGAGGCGACCGTCGCGGTGACTCGGACCGCGCCGAGTGGGCCGCGCGCGGTGATGCGCCGCAGGATCGCCGTCGCGGCGGCGAGGGCGCCCGCGCCGGTGGTGGCCGTTCGGCCGACCGCCGACCGCCGCGTCCGGAAGAACCGGATCTGCCGGACGACGTCGAGCCCGCCGATCTCGACCCTGCAGTCCGCCGCGATCTGCTCAGCCTCGACAAGGGCAACGCGGAGACGGTCGCCCGTCATCTCGTGATGGCCGTGCGACTCATCGATGACGATCCGGGTTTGGCACTCGCGCATGCCAGGGCAGCGCGCCAGCGCGCCGGTCGGATCGCCGTGGTCCGCGAAACGGCAGGGGTTGCCGCCTATCACGCGGGCGAGTGGGCCGAAGCCCTGTCGGAGCTGCGCACTGCCCGCCGCATGTCCGGCGGGTCCGGCCTGCTGGCCGTGATGGCCGACTGCGAACGTGGCCTCGGCCGCGCCGAACGAGCGATCGAGCTCGGTCGCAGCGACGAGGCCCGTGCCCTGCGCGGGGACGAGGCCACTGAATTGCGTATCGTCGTCGCGGGAGCCCGAATGGACCTCGGCCAGTACGATCAAGCCGTTGTGACCCTGCAGACGTCGGATCTCGATCTGTCACGCACCGGTTCGGCCGCGGCCCGCCTCTTCTATGCCTACGCCGACGCACTCGTCGCCGCAGGCCGCACCGATGACGGCCTCACCTGGTTCCTCAATGCCGCCTCCGCCGACCTTGACGGCGAAACCGACGCGGAAGAACGCGCCGCCGAACTCACGGGTGACATCGACCTGTAG
- a CDS encoding HAD-IIA family hydrolase, protein MKRLRDRYQALLLDLDGTLYRGHAVIEGAPQALADAGAAAQRLVYVTNNASRGPDVVAAHLTELGFPATTDDVVTSAQAAARLLGERLDQGARVLIVGTDDLAAEVDAVGLRAIRRFDGAAPAAVVQGHSPHTAWPDLAEAAYALRADALWVAANTDRTLPNERGLAPGNGAMVAALRAASGREPIVAGKPYAPLLEDALVRADTRSALVVGDRLDTDIEGANRVGLDSLLVLTGVSTLDELRDAAADQIPTYVSDSLDALNYSPVDLASDTDLGEALRSNPGRAVTVRASSSEIR, encoded by the coding sequence GTGAAGCGACTACGGGATCGCTACCAAGCCCTGCTGCTGGATTTGGACGGCACACTGTATCGCGGTCATGCGGTGATCGAGGGTGCCCCACAGGCATTGGCCGACGCGGGCGCGGCGGCTCAGCGGCTGGTGTACGTCACGAACAATGCCAGCCGGGGCCCGGACGTCGTGGCCGCGCACTTGACCGAGCTCGGCTTTCCCGCGACGACCGACGACGTGGTGACCAGCGCGCAGGCAGCCGCCCGTCTGCTGGGCGAGCGGCTCGACCAGGGCGCGCGGGTGCTGATCGTCGGCACCGATGATCTGGCGGCCGAGGTGGACGCGGTAGGTCTCCGTGCGATTCGGCGCTTCGACGGTGCCGCTCCTGCGGCTGTGGTGCAAGGACATTCACCCCACACGGCGTGGCCGGACTTGGCCGAGGCCGCCTACGCCTTGCGCGCGGACGCGCTGTGGGTCGCCGCGAACACCGACAGGACCTTGCCGAACGAACGTGGCCTCGCTCCGGGCAACGGCGCTATGGTCGCCGCGCTGCGTGCCGCGTCCGGCCGGGAGCCGATCGTGGCGGGCAAGCCGTACGCACCCCTGCTGGAGGACGCCCTCGTCCGCGCGGACACTCGCAGCGCACTGGTGGTCGGCGACCGTCTCGACACCGACATCGAAGGCGCCAACCGCGTCGGCCTCGATTCGCTGCTGGTGCTGACCGGCGTGAGCACCCTGGACGAGCTGCGCGACGCCGCTGCCGACCAGATTCCCACCTATGTCTCCGACTCCCTGGACGCTCTCAACTATTCGCCCGTTGATCTCGCGTCCGACACCGACCTGGGGGAAGCCCTGCGAAGCAACCCTGGACGAGCCGTGACGGTTCGCGCGTCCAGTTCGGAAATCCGATAG
- a CDS encoding TlyA family RNA methyltransferase — MARRSRVDAELVRRGLARSREHAVELIGAGRVLIAGTVAVKAATAVESGTPLVVRAEPDEVSWASRGAHKLLGALEQFESQGLSVAGKRCLDAGASTGGFTDVLLSREAREVIAVDVGYGQLVWRLQSDERVRVFDRTNVRHLTPEAIGGTVELVVGDLSFISLGVVLPALAACAAPGADLLPMVKPQFEVGKERVGSGGVVRDSALRAEAVRTVAAAAAELGMRTVGVVASPLPGPSGNVEYFLWLRKDGQFEDDGEQVAVLVERAVEEGPQ, encoded by the coding sequence GTGGCCCGACGCTCGCGAGTGGACGCGGAACTGGTTCGCCGCGGATTGGCGAGATCGCGAGAGCACGCGGTCGAGCTGATCGGTGCGGGCCGCGTCCTGATAGCTGGAACGGTTGCCGTCAAGGCAGCGACCGCCGTGGAATCGGGCACGCCGTTGGTGGTGCGCGCGGAACCCGACGAGGTTTCCTGGGCATCGCGCGGGGCGCACAAACTACTCGGCGCGCTGGAGCAGTTCGAGTCGCAGGGGCTCTCGGTCGCGGGTAAGCGGTGCCTGGACGCGGGCGCGTCTACCGGCGGCTTCACGGATGTCCTGCTTTCGCGCGAGGCGCGTGAGGTGATCGCGGTCGACGTCGGCTATGGCCAGCTGGTCTGGCGTCTGCAGAGCGACGAGCGGGTCCGGGTGTTCGACCGCACCAATGTGCGCCACCTGACTCCCGAAGCGATCGGCGGCACTGTCGAACTTGTGGTGGGCGACCTGTCGTTCATCTCGCTCGGCGTGGTCCTGCCCGCGCTGGCGGCCTGCGCGGCGCCAGGCGCCGACCTGTTGCCGATGGTGAAGCCGCAGTTCGAGGTGGGTAAGGAGCGTGTGGGCTCAGGCGGTGTGGTGCGTGACTCCGCGCTGCGGGCCGAAGCGGTCCGTACAGTCGCCGCCGCGGCGGCGGAACTCGGCATGCGTACCGTCGGCGTAGTGGCGAGCCCTTTGCCAGGGCCGTCGGGCAATGTCGAATACTTCTTGTGGCTGCGCAAGGACGGGCAGTTCGAAGACGACGGCGAGCAGGTCGCGGTCCTCGTCGAACGTGCGGTTGAGGAGGGTCCACAGTGA
- a CDS encoding NAD kinase, producing MNVLARAGCREILLVSHPGRAEIIETAHRVAKIFADAGICLRVLADEADSTRFEAEPGGYPLRVVEHGLQAAVGCEMVLVLGGDGTFLRAAELARSAAVPVLGINLGRIGFLTEAEAEHLDEALAQVVRRDYTIEHRMTIDVTVRVEDEVVESGWALNEASIENASRMGVLEVVLEVDGRPVSAFGCDGILIATPTGSTAYAFSAGGPVVWPELEALLVIPSNAHALFARPLVTSPESRIAVESVATGHDAIVFLDGRRTLALPKGGRVEAVRGAEPVRWVRLDSAPFADRMVRKFQLPVTGWRGRRRTESTSADRDQD from the coding sequence GTGAACGTGCTGGCACGGGCCGGATGCCGGGAGATCCTACTGGTGTCGCATCCGGGCCGGGCGGAGATCATCGAGACCGCCCACCGGGTGGCGAAGATCTTCGCGGACGCGGGCATCTGCCTGCGGGTGCTCGCGGACGAGGCGGACAGCACCCGATTCGAGGCCGAGCCGGGCGGCTACCCGCTGCGCGTGGTCGAGCATGGCCTCCAAGCGGCGGTCGGCTGCGAGATGGTGCTCGTGCTCGGTGGCGACGGAACGTTCCTGCGCGCCGCCGAGTTGGCGCGCTCGGCCGCGGTGCCGGTCCTCGGAATCAACCTCGGCCGCATCGGGTTTCTCACCGAGGCCGAGGCCGAGCACTTGGACGAGGCGCTGGCGCAGGTGGTCCGGCGCGATTACACGATCGAGCACCGGATGACCATCGACGTCACGGTCCGGGTCGAGGACGAGGTGGTCGAGAGCGGCTGGGCGTTGAACGAGGCGAGCATCGAAAACGCCTCGCGCATGGGCGTGCTCGAAGTGGTGCTCGAGGTCGATGGTCGCCCGGTGTCCGCGTTCGGCTGCGACGGCATCCTGATCGCGACGCCGACCGGATCGACCGCCTACGCCTTCTCCGCGGGCGGCCCGGTGGTGTGGCCGGAACTCGAAGCGCTGCTGGTGATTCCGAGCAATGCCCATGCCTTGTTCGCGCGGCCGCTGGTGACCAGCCCGGAGTCGCGGATCGCGGTCGAATCCGTTGCGACCGGTCACGATGCGATAGTTTTCCTGGACGGCAGGCGCACGCTCGCACTGCCGAAGGGCGGCCGGGTGGAAGCGGTCCGCGGCGCCGAGCCGGTGCGCTGGGTGCGGCTGGACTCCGCACCGTTCGCCGACCGGATGGTGCGCAAGTTCCAATTGCCCGTGACAGGCTGGCGTGGCCGACGGCGAACGGAGAGCACAAGTGCTGACAGAGATCAGGATTGA
- the recN gene encoding DNA repair protein RecN: MLTEIRIDGLGVISTATAQFHEGLTCLTGETGAGKTMVVTSLHLLSGARADAGRVRLGASRAVVEGRFTIDDVNDAARAEVARVLEAAAAERDDDGSIIAIRTVGSDGRSRAHLGGRGVPASVLADFTAPLLTVHGQNDQLRLQRPDQQLSALDQFAADTVGPLLRKYQVQRRSWLEARNELLERTAHSRDLALEADRLKHSLNDIDAIAPELGEDVRIVDEVRRLSDLDSLREAAATARDALAGPADAPEDGSGALELLGAARARIESADDPALIALMPRLADAIAVVVDLTTELSGYLSDLPSDPGALDALLTRQAELKTLTRKYAPDIDGVIAWADEARTRLGSLDVSEEALTKLAAEVDVAAERVREAAKKLSAARTKAAGKLGAAVSAELGGLAMGKARLAVEVRPLPASPQDSAPLTVGGQELHAGSSGIDEVEFRLSAHSGAQSLPLSKSASGGELSRVMLALEVVLADSDHGATMVFDEVDAGVGGRAAVEIGRRLARLARTHQVIVVTHLPQVAAFADTHLVVDKSDNGKGKVDSGVRALTKDERVIELARMLAGLDDTETGRAHAEELLATARAEKSGTEVATR; this comes from the coding sequence GTGCTGACAGAGATCAGGATTGACGGTCTTGGCGTCATTTCCACAGCCACAGCGCAGTTTCACGAGGGGCTGACCTGCCTGACCGGTGAGACCGGAGCAGGCAAGACCATGGTGGTGACCAGCCTGCATCTGCTCAGCGGCGCGCGGGCCGATGCGGGCCGGGTCCGGCTCGGCGCGTCCCGTGCCGTGGTCGAGGGCCGGTTCACCATCGATGACGTCAACGATGCGGCCCGTGCCGAGGTCGCGCGGGTTCTGGAAGCGGCAGCGGCCGAACGGGACGACGATGGCAGCATCATCGCCATCCGAACGGTCGGCAGCGACGGGCGGTCTCGCGCGCACCTCGGCGGTCGCGGCGTACCCGCCTCGGTGTTGGCCGATTTCACCGCGCCCCTGTTGACGGTGCACGGCCAGAACGACCAGCTGCGCCTGCAGCGCCCCGATCAGCAGTTGTCCGCGCTCGACCAGTTCGCCGCCGACACCGTGGGTCCGCTGCTGCGGAAATACCAAGTCCAGCGCCGTTCCTGGCTGGAAGCCAGGAACGAACTGCTCGAACGGACCGCGCACAGCAGGGATCTGGCGCTCGAGGCCGACCGGCTCAAACACTCGCTGAACGACATCGACGCCATCGCACCGGAGCTCGGCGAGGACGTGCGCATCGTCGACGAGGTCCGCAGGCTCAGCGACCTGGACTCGTTACGTGAGGCGGCGGCCACCGCGCGCGACGCGTTGGCCGGACCGGCCGACGCTCCCGAAGACGGTTCCGGCGCACTGGAATTGCTCGGTGCCGCGCGCGCCCGCATCGAATCGGCCGACGATCCCGCGCTGATCGCCCTCATGCCTCGCCTGGCCGACGCCATTGCCGTGGTGGTCGATCTGACCACCGAGCTGAGCGGCTACCTCTCGGACCTGCCTTCGGATCCGGGCGCGCTGGACGCGCTGCTCACTCGGCAGGCCGAGCTGAAGACGCTGACCCGCAAGTACGCGCCCGACATCGACGGTGTGATCGCCTGGGCCGACGAGGCGCGAACCAGGCTCGGCTCGCTCGACGTGTCCGAGGAGGCGCTGACCAAGTTGGCCGCGGAGGTGGACGTCGCGGCCGAGCGGGTACGGGAGGCGGCGAAGAAACTGAGCGCCGCGCGAACCAAGGCGGCGGGCAAACTGGGGGCCGCCGTCAGTGCCGAGCTGGGTGGCCTCGCGATGGGCAAGGCGCGCCTGGCGGTCGAAGTTCGGCCGCTGCCCGCGAGCCCGCAGGACTCCGCGCCGCTCACCGTCGGCGGGCAGGAACTGCACGCCGGTTCATCTGGCATCGATGAGGTCGAGTTCCGCCTGTCGGCGCATTCGGGCGCACAGTCGCTGCCATTGAGCAAGAGTGCCTCTGGTGGTGAGTTGTCGCGCGTGATGCTGGCGCTCGAGGTTGTCCTCGCCGACTCCGACCACGGCGCGACTATGGTGTTCGACGAGGTCGACGCCGGCGTCGGCGGCCGGGCCGCGGTCGAGATCGGCCGCAGGTTGGCCCGGCTCGCCCGCACGCATCAGGTCATCGTGGTCACCCATCTGCCACAGGTGGCGGCGTTCGCCGACACCCACCTGGTGGTCGACAAGTCCGACAACGGCAAGGGCAAAGTCGACAGCGGCGTTCGTGCGCTCACCAAGGATGAGCGTGTCATCGAATTGGCCCGCATGCTTGCCGGTCTCGACGACACCGAGACCGGCCGGGCGCACGCGGAGGAGCTGCTGGCTACGGCGCGTGCCGAGAAGTCGGGCACCGAGGTAGCGACGCGGTGA
- a CDS encoding SRPBCC family protein, whose translation MASTTVDAVIAAPRDVVYRLFADRESISPYLPVQVKLTKPGLTEREGVGAQHIVGLGPLGITEEITKLVPGERMEYKIVKGAPVKRHVGIVTFADTDNGTLVSYTMESDPTLPVPAKVLEFGLKNLIGQFIKGAQKAVR comes from the coding sequence ATGGCCAGCACCACCGTCGACGCCGTCATCGCCGCGCCGCGCGATGTCGTGTACCGGCTCTTCGCCGACCGCGAAAGCATCAGCCCCTACCTTCCGGTCCAGGTCAAGCTGACCAAGCCGGGCCTGACCGAACGTGAGGGCGTCGGCGCCCAGCACATAGTCGGACTCGGTCCGCTCGGCATCACCGAGGAGATCACCAAGCTGGTGCCCGGCGAGCGGATGGAATACAAGATCGTCAAGGGCGCGCCGGTGAAACGGCACGTCGGCATCGTCACCTTCGCTGACACCGACAACGGCACCCTGGTCTCCTACACAATGGAGTCCGACCCCACACTCCCCGTGCCCGCCAAGGTGCTGGAGTTCGGCCTGAAGAACCTGATCGGCCAGTTCATCAAGGGCGCGCAGAAGGCCGTGCGCTGA